GGGAGGTCGACGTCTCGCGCGCCTGGGGTTGGTTGCGACCGGAGCAGATCGACGCGATCAAGGACGTCGATCGTGCCTTCATCCCACGCATCCGCGCCGCGCGTCTGCGTGCGGCCACGGGCATCGAGATCGATCCTGAGCACCGCGGCGAAACACTGCTCGCCGTCAACGCGCGCTGGCAGCGCGCCGTCCTGCGCACGCTCGACTACGACCAGCTCGGCGAGTTCCGCCTGATGAACTCGCTCTCCGCGCAAAGGACCGCGCGCCACTTCGAGAACGTGCCGCTCACGGACGACGAACGCCGCACAATCTACGACTGGCAGCGCGAGTTCGAGGCGACGGCGGGCGAAAACGGCGCGCGTCTGCGTCCCGGCCAGCGCGACGTGGTCCTCGATCATCGCCGCCGCATCCGCGACCTGATCGGCGACGACCGTTTCGCCATCTACTTTGCGTCCGCCGAGCCGAAGTTCGCGCGCATGCACGACGCACTCGGCGAGGACGTGGACAACACCACGGCGCTCGACGCGTGGTGGATTCGCGAGCAGTTCTGGATCGATCAGGAGAAACCACGCGAGATCGGCCTGTCGAACCGCGTGCTGGCCGCGCGCGCCGAGGAGCGACTCCGCATCCGTCTCGGCGAGCAGCTCGCGACTCGTTACCTGGCGAGCGACGACGCGCGCTGGCTGACCGGCTTTCGCCTCCAAGTCCACGGCGGTTCGCGAGCCGCCACGAAGCCGTAACGAGGAGCCCGCATGGCGCGTGCGGTCGATCTCCGCACGGTCGGACGGTTGCGCTTTCCCGCCCGGCCGTGCACCGCGACCGGGCGGAAAGCGGCGACAATTACTTCGGTTCCTCGGCTGCCTTGCAGTTCTTCTCGTTGTGTTCGGCGGCTTTCTTGCAGGCATCGGCGGCCATGCCGGTGCCGAGCTTCTCTTTGCACTCCTTTTCCTTTGCCTCGCGTTCCTTTTCGCAGGGGCCTTTTTCCTTCGCCGCCGGCTTGTCACGCGCCGGCGTTTCCTTGGCGTCTTTGGCGACCGGACCCGCGAGGGCGAGCACGGTGGTGAGCAGGGACAGAGCGAATGCGATGGTCAGTTTTTTCATGGGGATACAGGTGGGAGTTTGAATCCGGACTCGGTTCGGGTCCGACCTCCATGGAACGGACCGCCTTGCGGATTTCTTGCAGCGAATCGTGCCCCACTCGGTGCATCAGTCCGAACGGCGCGTTCCAGTCCGGCCGCGAAACCGCGCCGCCGACACTTGCGAATCCGATGCGTCCGGATTGCTTCGCCCGATGCTCTCCGTCGACGTCGTTTCGGACTTCGCCTGTCCGTGGTGCTTCATTGGCAGCCGCCGCCTCGCGGCGGTGCTCGGCGCGCGGGCCGAGAGCGGCGGCGACGCGCAGGTGCGCTATCATCCCTTTCAACTGAATGCCGACACGCCCGCGGCGGGAGCGGATCTGCGCGACTACTTGCGCGAACGCTACGGTGCCGAGCCGGAAGAGATGTTCGGCCGCGTCGAGGCTGCCGCCCGCGACGCCGGCATCGCGCTGGATTTCGCGAAGGTGCGCACGATGCCCAACACGCTCTCGGCACACATCCTCGTCGCCGCCATTCAGGATTCCGCGGCGCAGCGGGCGTTGGCCGATGCGATTTTCTCCGCGTATTTTCTCGAAGGCCGCGACATCGGCGATGCCGCCGTGCTCGCCGAACTCGCCGCGCCGCACGGCTTGCGCGCCGAGCAAGTCGCCGCGCTGCTCGCCAACGACGGCCTGCGCCAGCGTGTGCGCGGCCTCGCCGAGTCAATGACCTCGCAAGGCATCACCGGCGTGCCCTTCTTCATCTTCAACCAGAAGCTCGCGCTCTCCGGCGCGCAGCCGCCCGAGGTTTTCCAGCGCGCGCTCGCCGAGGCGGAGAAGTCCGCCGAGTAAGCGGCCGCCGCGACCGGCCGCCGCTCTCGCGCGCACAGCGGTGCGCGTCTCCGTCCGTCACAGAGAGAGGTGGTCGCCGACGTCCCGGCGGCGACGATTGCCAGCCCACTCGCACAGCGTCGCCGGGGACGTCGACGCCCACCAATTCCGGCGACCGGTCATACACCGGAAACTCTG
This window of the Candidatus Didemnitutus sp. genome carries:
- a CDS encoding DsbA family oxidoreductase; its protein translation is MLSVDVVSDFACPWCFIGSRRLAAVLGARAESGGDAQVRYHPFQLNADTPAAGADLRDYLRERYGAEPEEMFGRVEAAARDAGIALDFAKVRTMPNTLSAHILVAAIQDSAAQRALADAIFSAYFLEGRDIGDAAVLAELAAPHGLRAEQVAALLANDGLRQRVRGLAESMTSQGITGVPFFIFNQKLALSGAQPPEVFQRALAEAEKSAE